A window of candidate division KSB1 bacterium contains these coding sequences:
- the fabD gene encoding ACP S-malonyltransferase, with protein MNERRAFIFPGQASQYVGMAKDLCEKFPLAQEFFSRANQLLGFDIQQICFAGPEEKLTQTDVTQPAIFIHSAIVTRLLAEKGIKPDMAAGHSLGEYSALYAAGVLDFDEALLLVKRRGELMQRAGLENPGTMAAIVGLDPAEVQAVCHEAASAGIVCPANFNSPGQIAVSGSVAGVQQAMALAKAKGAKMAKQLAVGGAFHSPLMSGARDGLRESLQNTHFREASCPIYSNVTAKPTRQANELRQRLDEQLTSPVRWVEIIENMIASGATQFYEVGPGNVLAGLLKRIDKNFAAKTVGKVAELEAI; from the coding sequence ATGAACGAACGTCGCGCGTTTATATTTCCCGGCCAGGCCTCGCAGTACGTCGGCATGGCCAAAGATCTTTGTGAGAAATTTCCGCTGGCGCAGGAATTTTTTTCCCGGGCTAATCAACTGCTCGGTTTCGATATTCAGCAAATTTGTTTTGCCGGACCGGAAGAGAAATTGACGCAAACCGATGTGACGCAACCGGCCATTTTCATTCACAGCGCGATTGTGACACGGCTGCTGGCGGAAAAAGGCATCAAGCCCGACATGGCGGCCGGCCATAGCCTCGGAGAATATTCCGCCTTGTATGCCGCCGGCGTGCTCGATTTTGACGAGGCCCTGCTTTTGGTCAAACGCCGCGGCGAATTGATGCAGCGCGCTGGTCTGGAAAATCCAGGCACGATGGCAGCGATTGTCGGTCTCGATCCGGCGGAAGTGCAAGCGGTTTGTCATGAAGCCGCCAGCGCCGGAATCGTCTGTCCGGCTAACTTTAATTCGCCGGGACAAATCGCCGTCTCCGGATCAGTGGCCGGCGTGCAACAGGCGATGGCGCTTGCCAAAGCCAAAGGCGCCAAAATGGCGAAGCAGCTCGCGGTTGGCGGCGCGTTTCATTCACCGTTGATGTCCGGCGCGCGCGACGGCTTGCGCGAAAGTTTGCAGAACACGCATTTTCGTGAAGCAAGCTGTCCGATTTATTCGAACGTCACGGCGAAACCAACTCGCCAGGCGAACGAATTGCGCCAACGTTTGGATGAGCAGCTCACCAGCCCGGTGCGCTGGGTCGAGATTATCGAAAACATGATCGCCAGCGGCGCGACACAATTTTACGAAGTCGGCCCGGGCAATGTTCTGGCGGGATTGCTGAAACGCATTGATAAAAATTTTGCCGCGAAGACGGTTGGAAAAGTTGCCGAGTTGGAAGCGATTTGA
- a CDS encoding ketoacyl-ACP synthase III, producing MILGTGRAVPKRVLTNFDLEKMVDTTDEWIRERTGIERRYIADEKDTTSGLCAEAGRAALQAAQIPAEKIDAIILATVTGDVTFPSTACYVQEMLGAENAAAFDIAAACTGFIYGLSMADSLIASGKARHVLVIGGEILSRITDWTDRATCVLFGDAAGAAVLGPSDGKRGIIDTFMKSDGRLTHLLCMPGGGTKVPTDVALAEKMMFLRMEGREVFKHAVTAMGDAAEHILAKNNLAGDDIQLLIPHQANMRIINATAKRVGMPLEKVYVNVQDYGNTSAASIPIAIDEALEKGRLKSGDRCLLVAFGGGFTWGSVIVQF from the coding sequence ATGATCCTCGGCACCGGTCGCGCCGTGCCGAAGCGCGTGTTGACCAATTTCGATTTGGAAAAAATGGTTGACACCACCGACGAATGGATTCGCGAGCGCACCGGCATCGAACGCCGCTACATCGCCGACGAGAAGGACACCACCTCCGGCCTGTGCGCAGAAGCGGGACGCGCGGCGTTGCAGGCCGCGCAAATACCTGCCGAAAAAATCGACGCCATCATTCTTGCCACCGTCACCGGCGATGTCACGTTCCCGTCAACCGCCTGTTACGTGCAGGAAATGTTGGGCGCTGAAAATGCCGCGGCCTTTGATATCGCCGCCGCCTGCACCGGTTTTATTTACGGCTTGTCCATGGCCGATAGCTTGATTGCCTCCGGCAAAGCCCGGCATGTGCTCGTCATCGGCGGTGAAATTTTGAGCCGCATCACGGACTGGACCGATCGCGCCACCTGCGTGCTTTTCGGCGACGCGGCGGGTGCTGCGGTGCTCGGACCCAGCGACGGCAAGCGTGGCATCATCGATACCTTCATGAAAAGCGATGGCCGCTTGACGCATCTGCTTTGCATGCCGGGCGGCGGCACCAAAGTTCCAACCGATGTAGCGCTCGCCGAGAAAATGATGTTCCTGCGGATGGAAGGGCGCGAAGTTTTCAAACACGCCGTCACCGCCATGGGCGACGCTGCCGAGCATATTTTGGCCAAAAATAATTTGGCCGGCGATGATATACAGTTGTTGATTCCGCATCAAGCCAATATGCGAATCATCAACGCCACGGCCAAGCGCGTCGGCATGCCTTTGGAAAAAGTTTATGTGAACGTCCAGGATTACGGCAACACTTCGGCGGCTTCGATTCCGATTGCCATCGATGAAGCGCTGGAAAAAGGCCGATTGAAATCCGGCGACCGCTGTTTGCTGGTGGCATTTGGCGGCGGCTTCACCTGGGGTTCGGTTATTGTGCAATTTTAG